A genomic region of Mesorhizobium sp. NZP2077 contains the following coding sequences:
- a CDS encoding phosphotransferase family protein, which produces MIAEDRIRALPCWTGAIEIAPLPGGLSNANYVVSDAAGRHVVRFGQDYPFHHVFREREVMTARAAHAAGFAPAVHYAEPGIMVTAFLGARTYLAEDVRANLGRVAALMRGFHREMPNHISGAGFMFWVFHVIRDYARTLEEGGSRKRSDLPRLLMLADELERAQKLLPIVFGHNDLLPANILDDGSRLWLIDFEYAGFNTAMFDLAGVASNAGMSDAESFAFLTAYFMKEPDEAIRRSHAAMQCASLLREAMWSMVSELYLDAPGIDYVAYTEENLVRLDAALENYRTKYGILKS; this is translated from the coding sequence GTGATTGCCGAAGATCGCATCCGCGCCCTGCCCTGCTGGACCGGCGCCATCGAGATCGCCCCCCTTCCCGGCGGCCTGAGCAACGCCAATTATGTCGTCAGTGACGCTGCCGGGCGGCATGTCGTGCGCTTCGGCCAGGACTATCCATTCCACCATGTCTTCCGTGAGCGTGAGGTGATGACCGCGCGGGCGGCCCACGCCGCCGGTTTCGCGCCGGCTGTGCATTATGCCGAACCGGGCATCATGGTGACGGCGTTTCTCGGCGCCAGGACGTATCTGGCCGAGGATGTGCGCGCCAATCTTGGCCGCGTCGCCGCGCTGATGCGCGGCTTCCATCGAGAGATGCCCAACCATATTTCCGGCGCCGGCTTCATGTTCTGGGTGTTCCACGTCATCCGCGACTACGCACGCACGCTTGAAGAAGGCGGCAGCCGCAAGCGCAGCGACTTGCCGCGGCTGCTGATGCTGGCCGACGAACTGGAGCGGGCGCAGAAACTGCTGCCGATCGTCTTTGGCCACAATGATCTTTTGCCGGCTAATATCCTCGACGACGGCAGCAGGCTGTGGCTGATCGATTTCGAATATGCCGGCTTCAACACGGCGATGTTCGACCTCGCCGGTGTCGCCTCGAACGCCGGCATGAGCGACGCGGAATCCTTCGCCTTCCTGACCGCCTATTTCATGAAGGAGCCGGACGAGGCGATCCGCCGCTCGCACGCTGCCATGCAATGCGCCTCGCTGCTGCGCGAGGCGATGTGGAGCATGGTGTCGGAACTCTATCTCGACGCGCCCGGCATCGACTACGTCGCCTACACCGAGGAAAACCTGGTGCGGCTGGACGCGGCGCTGGAAAACTACCGGACAAAATACGGGATCCTGAAATCATGA
- a CDS encoding FAD-dependent oxidoreductase — MTLPSQAAIVVIGGGIIGCSTAYHLARDHKADVVLLEQGNLTSGSTWHAAGLVGQLRSSASITRVLKYSVDLYKGLEAETGLATGWKMTGCLRLATNADRWTEYKRLATTAKSFGMDMHLLSPAEVKAMWPLMETGDLVGASWLPTDGQASPSDITQSLAKGARMHGARLFEDVRVTGFEMRDGRIMAVKTNQGDIACDKVVNCAGQWARQVGAMAGINVPLQPVKHQYIITEKIDGLATDAPTLRDPDRRTYFKEEVGGLVMGGYEPNPQAWTTDLPGGDVPNDWEFRLFDDDYDHFEQHMSQAIARVPALETVGVKQMINGPESFTPDGNFILGTAPECVNMFVGAGFNAFGIASGGGAGWVLAQWVVDGEAPLDLWVVDIRRFSNLHRDRQWVRERTLEAYGKHYTIGFPHEEYASGRPRIVSPLYDRLKQQRAVFGSKLGWERPNWFAPKRVEPHDIYSMGRQTWFAAVGDEHRHVREHVGIFDQSSFAKYELIGSDAARALDWICANDVSKPVGRLTYTQLLNTRGGIEADLTVARLAEDKFYIVTGTGFRTHDASWISDHIGEGLDAGLTDVTEDFGTLSLMGPRARDVLSDVTEADVSNAGFPFGHVREITIAGYTIRALRVTYVGELGWELHVPIAATGEVFDALMAAGKMHGIRPVGYRALESLRLEKGYRAWGSDITPNDTPQEAGLGWAVKLRKNTDFVGRRALEKVGGAPLKKRFAGFTVDSPEIVLLGRETILRNGEPVGYLTSGGYGYTLGRNIGYGYVRNADGVSDDFLATGDYELVVAMERTPAKIHLEPMYDPAAARVKA; from the coding sequence ATGACCTTGCCCAGCCAGGCCGCGATCGTCGTCATCGGCGGCGGCATCATCGGCTGCTCGACGGCCTATCATCTGGCGCGCGACCACAAGGCCGACGTCGTGCTGCTGGAACAGGGCAACCTGACCTCGGGCTCGACCTGGCACGCCGCCGGCCTGGTCGGCCAGTTGCGCTCGTCTGCCTCGATCACCCGCGTGCTCAAATACTCCGTCGACCTCTACAAGGGGCTGGAGGCCGAGACCGGCCTCGCCACCGGCTGGAAGATGACCGGCTGCCTGCGGCTCGCCACCAATGCCGACCGCTGGACCGAGTACAAGAGGCTGGCCACGACGGCGAAAAGCTTCGGCATGGACATGCATCTTTTGTCCCCGGCCGAGGTCAAGGCGATGTGGCCGCTGATGGAGACGGGCGACCTCGTCGGCGCCTCCTGGCTGCCGACCGACGGCCAGGCGAGCCCCTCCGACATCACCCAGTCATTGGCCAAGGGCGCACGCATGCATGGCGCCAGGCTGTTCGAGGACGTCCGCGTCACCGGCTTCGAAATGAGGGATGGCCGCATCATGGCGGTGAAAACCAATCAAGGCGACATCGCCTGCGACAAGGTGGTGAACTGCGCCGGACAATGGGCGCGGCAGGTCGGCGCCATGGCAGGCATCAACGTGCCGCTGCAGCCGGTGAAGCACCAATACATCATCACCGAGAAGATCGATGGCCTGGCGACCGATGCGCCGACGCTGCGCGACCCCGACCGGCGCACCTACTTCAAGGAAGAAGTCGGCGGGTTGGTGATGGGCGGCTACGAGCCCAATCCGCAGGCGTGGACGACCGATCTCCCCGGCGGCGACGTGCCCAACGACTGGGAATTCCGGCTGTTCGACGACGATTACGACCATTTCGAGCAGCATATGAGCCAGGCGATCGCGCGCGTGCCGGCACTGGAGACCGTCGGCGTCAAGCAGATGATCAACGGGCCGGAAAGCTTCACGCCGGACGGCAATTTCATTCTCGGCACAGCACCCGAATGCGTGAACATGTTCGTCGGCGCCGGCTTCAACGCCTTTGGCATCGCGTCGGGCGGCGGCGCCGGTTGGGTTCTGGCGCAGTGGGTGGTCGATGGCGAGGCGCCGCTCGACCTGTGGGTGGTCGACATCAGGCGCTTTTCCAACCTGCACCGCGACCGGCAATGGGTGCGCGAACGCACGCTGGAGGCCTATGGCAAGCACTACACGATCGGTTTCCCGCACGAGGAGTATGCCTCAGGCCGGCCGCGCATCGTCTCGCCGCTTTACGACAGGCTGAAACAGCAGCGCGCCGTGTTTGGCTCCAAGCTCGGCTGGGAACGGCCGAACTGGTTCGCGCCCAAACGCGTCGAGCCGCACGACATCTATTCCATGGGACGGCAGACCTGGTTCGCGGCGGTCGGCGACGAGCACCGGCATGTGCGCGAGCATGTCGGCATCTTCGACCAGTCGTCCTTCGCCAAATATGAATTGATCGGGTCCGACGCGGCCAGGGCGCTGGACTGGATCTGCGCCAACGACGTCAGCAAGCCGGTCGGCCGGCTGACCTACACCCAGCTTCTCAACACACGCGGCGGCATCGAGGCCGACCTGACCGTGGCGCGGCTGGCCGAGGACAAATTCTACATCGTCACCGGCACCGGTTTCCGCACGCATGATGCCTCATGGATCAGCGACCATATCGGCGAAGGCCTCGATGCCGGGCTGACCGACGTCACCGAGGATTTCGGCACGCTGTCGCTCATGGGACCGCGCGCCCGCGACGTGCTTTCTGATGTGACCGAGGCCGATGTGTCGAATGCCGGCTTCCCGTTCGGCCATGTCCGCGAGATCACCATCGCCGGCTATACAATTCGGGCGCTGCGAGTCACCTATGTCGGCGAGCTCGGCTGGGAACTGCACGTGCCGATCGCGGCGACAGGCGAAGTCTTCGACGCGCTGATGGCGGCCGGCAAGATGCACGGCATCCGCCCGGTAGGCTACCGCGCGCTGGAATCGCTGCGGCTGGAAAAGGGCTATCGCGCCTGGGGCTCCGACATCACGCCCAACGACACACCGCAGGAGGCCGGGCTCGGCTGGGCGGTCAAGCTGCGCAAGAACACCGATTTCGTCGGACGGCGCGCGCTCGAGAAGGTTGGTGGCGCGCCATTAAAGAAGCGCTTTGCCGGCTTCACGGTCGATAGTCCCGAAATCGTGCTGCTTGGCCGGGAGACCATCCTGCGCAATGGCGAGCCGGTCGGTTATCTCACCAGCGGCGGCTATGGCTACACGCTGGGCAGGAACATCGGCTACGGCTACGTGCGCAACGCCGATGGGGTGAGCGACGATTTTCTCGCTACGGGCGACTATGAGCTGGTGGTCGCGATGGAGCGGACACCGGCCAAAATCCATCTCGAGCCAATGTACGATCCGGCAGCGGCGAGGGTAAAGGCCTAG
- a CDS encoding class I SAM-dependent methyltransferase → MTDGKHLGALSAAYAAKRPEEVAALYDRWSQTYDADMSAAGYRHPTICLALLTRHLPRGAAPLLDAGAGTGLIGEWLDIAGYPQVEALDISQGMLDQAARKGVYSALHCLAMGGPLPFADDAYAGIVSAGVFTSGHVGVEGLDELIRICRPGGVIVLTVKNTLWDQGFAARIAELEAQGLVTRAEETRPYVSMPGEADTVPSRGLALRVN, encoded by the coding sequence ATGACGGACGGTAAACACCTGGGCGCGCTCAGCGCGGCCTACGCAGCCAAGCGCCCGGAAGAGGTGGCTGCCCTCTATGATCGCTGGTCGCAGACCTACGATGCCGATATGTCGGCCGCCGGTTATCGTCATCCGACGATCTGCCTTGCTCTGCTGACCCGCCATTTGCCCCGGGGTGCGGCGCCGTTGCTCGATGCCGGCGCCGGCACCGGGCTCATCGGCGAATGGCTTGATATTGCCGGCTACCCGCAAGTCGAGGCGCTGGACATCTCGCAAGGCATGCTGGATCAGGCTGCCCGCAAGGGCGTCTATTCCGCGCTGCATTGCCTGGCGATGGGTGGGCCATTGCCCTTTGCCGACGATGCCTATGCCGGAATCGTTTCGGCCGGCGTCTTCACCTCAGGCCATGTCGGCGTCGAAGGGCTGGACGAGCTGATCCGCATCTGCCGCCCGGGCGGGGTAATCGTGCTGACGGTCAAGAACACGCTGTGGGATCAAGGCTTTGCTGCCCGCATCGCCGAACTCGAGGCGCAAGGTCTTGTTACCCGCGCCGAGGAAACGCGTCCCTACGTCTCCATGCCGGGCGAGGCCGATACCGTGCCCAGCCGTGGTCTCGCCCTGCGGGTGAACTAG
- a CDS encoding phosphotransferase family protein — MVTDEARAKLAAIPILAGYTGPLDRLGGLTNLVFKAGDLCLRIPGKGTEEYINRANETVAAREAAKAGVSPEVLHADAGTGVMVTRFIAGAVTMSPEKFRERPGSPARAGEAFRKLHNSGAVFPFRFELFAMIDDYLKVLSTKDVTLPAGYHDVMREAGSVRSALATHPLPLVACHCDPLCENFLDTGERMWIVDWEYSGMNDPLWDLGDLSVEGKFRADQDEELMRAYFGAEARPAERGRVVIYKAMCDLLWTLWGLIQLANNNPVDDFRAYADGRFARCKALMETPEFSRYLAAVRQG; from the coding sequence ATGGTGACAGACGAGGCGCGGGCAAAACTGGCCGCCATTCCGATTCTGGCCGGCTACACCGGGCCACTGGACCGGCTCGGCGGCCTCACCAACCTCGTCTTCAAGGCCGGCGATCTCTGCCTGCGCATTCCAGGCAAAGGCACCGAGGAATACATCAACCGCGCCAATGAAACGGTGGCCGCGCGCGAAGCGGCCAAAGCCGGCGTCAGCCCGGAAGTGCTGCATGCCGATGCCGGCACCGGCGTGATGGTGACGCGCTTCATCGCCGGCGCCGTGACGATGTCGCCGGAGAAATTCAGGGAGCGGCCGGGCAGTCCGGCCCGTGCGGGCGAAGCCTTCCGCAAGCTGCACAATTCCGGTGCGGTGTTCCCATTCCGCTTCGAACTGTTCGCGATGATCGACGACTATCTCAAGGTGCTGTCGACCAAGGACGTTACCCTGCCCGCCGGCTATCACGACGTGATGCGCGAGGCCGGCAGCGTGCGCTCGGCGCTGGCCACCCATCCGCTCCCCCTCGTTGCCTGCCATTGCGACCCGCTGTGCGAGAACTTTCTCGATACAGGCGAGCGGATGTGGATCGTCGACTGGGAATATTCGGGGATGAACGACCCGCTCTGGGATCTCGGTGACCTCAGCGTGGAGGGCAAGTTCCGTGCGGACCAGGACGAGGAGCTGATGCGTGCCTATTTCGGCGCCGAGGCGAGGCCGGCGGAGCGCGGCCGGGTCGTCATCTACAAGGCAATGTGCGACCTGTTGTGGACGCTATGGGGACTGATCCAGCTCGCCAACAACAATCCCGTCGATGATTTCCGCGCCTATGCCGACGGCCGTTTTGCCCGCTGCAAGGCGCTGATGGAGACGCCGGAGTTTTCAAGGTATCTGGCGGCCGTGCGTCAGGGCTAA
- a CDS encoding DMT family transporter encodes MTQPVTQNSTIRNVLLAGILLMLAGDFLFALNDAMGKWLVASFSVGQVVLIRSIGAFIVLGPMIANQGASKLFQMERPGLQILRVVATTLDTALFYAAVVYLPLADVMSFYMAGPIYVAALSHFLLGEKVGWRRWVAILLGFSGVVIMLKPSSAAFSLSSSFALVGSLAFAFAIILNRRLRGTSDTNLVTWQTIGTLVVGGVMTLGAWRTPSALDLSAMLLLGIVSCSAHLMITRALKLAPASTLAPLHYTLLLWAVVFGLVFFGDVPSPRILIGSGIIVLAGLFIFHRQKVVDTTVPPENVPKGVN; translated from the coding sequence ATGACGCAACCCGTGACGCAGAATTCCACAATCAGGAACGTGCTTCTGGCCGGCATCCTTCTGATGCTGGCCGGCGATTTCCTCTTTGCGCTGAACGATGCGATGGGCAAATGGCTGGTCGCCAGCTTCTCCGTCGGCCAGGTCGTGCTGATCCGCTCGATTGGCGCCTTTATCGTGCTCGGCCCGATGATCGCTAACCAGGGCGCTAGCAAACTGTTCCAGATGGAGCGCCCGGGGCTACAGATCCTGCGTGTGGTGGCGACGACGCTGGACACCGCTTTGTTCTACGCAGCCGTCGTGTATCTGCCGCTCGCCGATGTGATGAGCTTCTACATGGCCGGCCCGATCTATGTGGCGGCGCTGTCGCATTTCCTGCTTGGCGAAAAGGTCGGCTGGCGTCGCTGGGTGGCGATCCTGCTCGGCTTCAGCGGCGTGGTGATCATGCTGAAGCCCTCATCGGCCGCGTTCTCGCTGTCGTCGAGCTTCGCGCTCGTCGGCAGCCTCGCCTTTGCCTTCGCCATCATCCTCAACCGGCGGCTGCGCGGCACCAGCGATACCAATCTGGTGACATGGCAGACCATCGGCACGCTGGTGGTCGGCGGCGTGATGACCCTCGGCGCATGGCGCACGCCGTCTGCACTCGATCTCAGTGCCATGCTGCTGCTCGGCATCGTCTCCTGCAGCGCGCATCTGATGATCACGCGGGCGCTCAAGCTGGCGCCGGCCTCGACACTGGCGCCGCTGCACTACACGCTGCTGCTATGGGCCGTGGTGTTCGGACTGGTGTTCTTCGGCGACGTTCCCAGTCCGCGCATCCTGATCGGCTCAGGCATTATCGTCCTGGCCGGCCTGTTCATCTTCCACCGTCAAAAGGTGGTCGACACCACGGTGCCGCCCGAAAACGTGCCGAAGGGCGTGAATTAG
- a CDS encoding amidohydrolase family protein: MDFDLIVRGGTLPDGGIADIGISGETITAIEPKLQASARTEVDARGNLVSPPFVDPHFHMDATLSYGIPRINASGTLLEGIALWGELKPLLTREAVRDRALAYCDWAVSMGLLAIRTHVDVCDDRLLAVEALLDVKKMIAPYIDLQLVAFPQDGFYRSPKARQNTIRALDMGVDIVGGIPHFERTMADGTRSVTELCEIAAKRGLMVDLHCDETDDPLSRHIEQLAYETQRLGLQGRAAGSHLTSMHSMDNYYVSKLLPLIAEAGVSAIPNPLINIMLQGRHDTFPKRRGMTRVKEMQALGIRVGWGQDCVLDPWYSLGTADMLDVAFMGLHVAQMSSPADMARCFDMVTNVNAAIMGLDHLGLAVGKRASLVILDAGNPIEALRLRAERICVIARGKVVAERTRQDTRLSLPGRPAQVNRRHITT, from the coding sequence ATGGATTTCGACCTTATCGTTCGTGGCGGCACGCTGCCTGATGGCGGAATTGCCGACATCGGCATCAGCGGCGAGACGATCACGGCGATCGAGCCCAAACTGCAGGCGTCCGCGCGGACCGAGGTCGATGCCCGCGGCAATTTGGTCTCGCCGCCCTTTGTCGACCCGCATTTCCACATGGATGCGACGCTGTCCTATGGCATTCCGCGCATCAACGCCTCGGGCACGCTGCTCGAAGGCATTGCGCTATGGGGTGAACTGAAGCCGCTTTTGACGCGTGAGGCGGTGCGCGACCGCGCGCTGGCCTATTGCGACTGGGCGGTGTCGATGGGCCTGCTGGCCATCCGCACCCATGTCGACGTCTGCGATGACCGTTTGCTGGCGGTCGAGGCCCTGCTCGACGTCAAGAAGATGATCGCCCCCTATATCGACCTGCAACTGGTCGCCTTCCCGCAGGACGGCTTCTACCGCTCGCCGAAGGCGCGTCAAAACACCATTCGCGCGCTGGATATGGGCGTCGACATCGTCGGCGGCATTCCGCATTTCGAGCGCACCATGGCCGATGGCACGCGTTCGGTGACCGAGCTTTGCGAGATCGCGGCAAAACGCGGCCTGATGGTCGACCTGCATTGCGACGAGACCGACGACCCGCTGTCTCGCCACATCGAGCAACTGGCCTATGAAACGCAGCGCCTGGGGCTGCAAGGCAGGGCGGCCGGCTCGCATCTCACCTCGATGCATTCCATGGACAATTACTATGTATCGAAGCTGCTGCCGCTGATCGCCGAGGCCGGCGTCTCCGCCATCCCCAACCCGCTGATAAACATCATGCTGCAAGGCCGCCACGACACTTTTCCGAAGCGGCGTGGCATGACCCGGGTCAAGGAGATGCAGGCGCTGGGCATCCGTGTCGGCTGGGGCCAGGATTGCGTGCTCGATCCCTGGTATTCGCTGGGCACCGCCGACATGCTCGACGTCGCCTTCATGGGCCTGCACGTCGCCCAGATGTCGAGCCCGGCCGACATGGCGCGCTGCTTCGACATGGTCACCAACGTCAATGCAGCCATCATGGGGTTGGATCATCTGGGCCTGGCTGTCGGCAAGCGCGCCAGCCTTGTCATCCTCGACGCCGGCAATCCGATCGAGGCTCTGCGCCTGCGCGCCGAGCGCATTTGCGTCATCGCCAGGGGCAAGGTGGTGGCGGAACGGACGAGGCAGGATACCAGGCTTTCCCTGCCGGGCAGGCCGGCGCAGGTGAACCGCAGGCACATAACAACCTAG
- a CDS encoding ABC transporter ATP-binding protein, translating into MKRDERSMENQRLIVRLVKESFGQHKFGYGAAILSMLVVAGTTAASAWILREITNEFVIDRRIDRVNMIALAVAGIFILKGLANFIQAYFMSRVGNAIIADRQRKIYDRILAQGIEFYHLTSSSDLITRMTNNAQAARNVLDLIVTSYVRDLVTLLALIGVMVWQQPALSLICFVVGPLAIYGVNRILKRVRKFAAMEFRSVGQIIQVMQETAIGVRVVKSFNLEGLMRKRMYKAVADVEDRANNIAALEAVTSPVMETLAGLAIAGAVMVSGFLVLQGGQMPGNIMAFIAALLLAYEPAKRLARVRISLESGIVGVRMMFQLADTPLTLAETPDARSLRAGPGEIRFDAVSFAYQDGPPVLEGFDLTLAPGKMTALVGPSGGGKSTILNLIMRMYDPKSGKVLLDGQDISHATLASLREKIAYVSQDTFLFAGTIMHNIRLGREGATDEEVIAAAKAANAHDFIIAQAKGYDTDVGENGGLLSGGQRQRISIARAMLRDAEILLLDEATSALDAESEALFRDALQQLTEGRTTIVIAHRLSTVHQADTIVVLEGGKVVESGAHRALLKQGGLYQKLYEYQLMP; encoded by the coding sequence CTGAAACGCGACGAACGCTCGATGGAAAACCAGCGCCTTATCGTGCGGCTGGTCAAAGAGTCCTTTGGGCAGCATAAGTTCGGATATGGCGCCGCCATCCTGTCAATGCTGGTGGTGGCCGGCACGACAGCTGCCAGCGCCTGGATCCTGCGCGAAATCACCAATGAATTCGTGATCGACAGGCGGATCGACCGCGTCAACATGATTGCCCTGGCGGTCGCCGGGATATTCATCCTCAAGGGCCTCGCCAATTTCATCCAAGCCTACTTCATGAGCAGGGTCGGCAACGCCATCATCGCCGACCGTCAGCGCAAGATCTACGACCGCATCCTGGCGCAAGGCATCGAATTTTACCATTTGACCTCGTCATCCGACCTGATCACCCGCATGACCAACAATGCGCAGGCGGCACGCAACGTGCTCGACCTAATCGTCACCTCCTATGTTCGCGACCTGGTGACCCTGCTTGCCCTGATTGGTGTCATGGTCTGGCAACAGCCGGCGCTGTCGCTGATCTGCTTCGTCGTCGGGCCGCTGGCCATCTATGGCGTCAACCGGATCCTGAAGCGTGTGCGCAAGTTCGCCGCGATGGAATTCCGCTCGGTCGGCCAGATCATTCAGGTGATGCAGGAAACCGCGATCGGCGTGCGCGTGGTGAAATCCTTCAACCTCGAAGGCCTGATGCGCAAGCGCATGTACAAAGCGGTGGCTGATGTCGAGGACCGGGCCAACAACATCGCTGCGCTGGAAGCGGTGACAAGCCCGGTGATGGAGACGCTGGCCGGCCTGGCGATCGCCGGCGCAGTCATGGTCAGCGGTTTCCTTGTCCTGCAGGGCGGCCAGATGCCGGGCAACATCATGGCCTTCATCGCAGCGCTGCTGCTCGCCTATGAGCCGGCAAAGCGCCTGGCGCGCGTCCGGATCTCATTGGAAAGCGGCATTGTCGGCGTGCGCATGATGTTCCAGCTCGCCGACACGCCGCTGACGCTGGCGGAGACGCCCGATGCGAGATCGCTTCGGGCCGGGCCCGGCGAAATCCGGTTCGATGCCGTCAGCTTCGCCTATCAGGACGGTCCGCCGGTGCTCGAAGGGTTCGACCTGACCCTTGCGCCCGGCAAGATGACGGCGCTGGTCGGGCCTTCCGGCGGCGGCAAGTCAACGATCCTGAACCTGATCATGCGCATGTATGATCCGAAGAGCGGCAAGGTGCTGCTCGACGGTCAGGACATTTCGCATGCGACACTCGCCTCGCTCAGGGAAAAGATCGCCTATGTCAGCCAGGATACGTTCCTGTTTGCCGGCACCATCATGCACAACATCCGGCTCGGGCGAGAGGGCGCGACCGACGAAGAGGTGATTGCCGCCGCCAAGGCCGCCAACGCGCATGACTTCATCATCGCGCAAGCGAAAGGCTATGACACCGATGTCGGCGAGAATGGCGGCCTGCTGTCGGGCGGCCAGCGCCAGCGCATCTCGATCGCGCGCGCCATGCTGCGCGACGCCGAAATCCTGCTGCTCGACGAAGCCACCAGCGCGCTCGACGCCGAATCCGAAGCGCTGTTCCGCGACGCGCTGCAGCAGTTGACCGAAGGCCGCACGACCATTGTCATCGCCCACCGCCTGTCGACCGTGCACCAGGCCGACACGATCGTGGTGCTGGAGGGCGGCAAGGTGGTGGAGAGCGGAGCCCATCGTGCGCTGCTCAAGCAGGGCGGGCTTTACCAGAAGCTTTATGAGTACCAGTTGATGCCGTGA
- the ilvD gene encoding dihydroxy-acid dehydratase, whose amino-acid sequence MPAYRSRTTTHGRNMAGARGLWRATGMKDSDFGKPIIAVVNSFTQFVPGHVHLKDLGQLVAREIEKAGGVAKEFNTIAVDDGIAMGHDGMLYSLPSRELIADSVEYMVNAHCADAMVCISNCDKITPGMLMASLRLNIPTVFVSGGPMEAGKVVLAGKTQALDLVDAMVAAADDKISDEDVKVIERSACPTCGSCSGMFTANSMNCLTEALGLSLPGNGSTLATHADRKRLFVEAGHLIVDLAQRYYEQDDETALPRSIASKGAFENAMTLDIAMGGSTNTVLHILAAAHEGEVDFTMEDIDRLSRRVPVLCKVAPAKSDVHMEDVHRAGGIMAILGQLDNAGLLNRDLPTVHTASLGEALDHWDISRTTSQNVRDFFLAAPGGVPTQVAFSQDRRWDDLDLDREKGVIRSAETPFSKDGGLAVLKGNLAVDGCIVKTAGVDESILKFTGPARVFESQDASVKAILSNEIKAGDVVVIRYEGPRGGPGMQEMLYPTSYLKSKGLGKACALVTDGRFSGGTSGLSIGHASPEAAEGGTIGLVQEGDTIEIDIPNRTIRLAVSDQELASRRAVMDAKGALAWKPEEKRKRKVTTALRAYAAFATSADKGAVRHVPE is encoded by the coding sequence ATGCCTGCCTATCGCTCCCGCACCACCACCCATGGCCGCAACATGGCCGGCGCCCGCGGCCTGTGGCGCGCCACAGGCATGAAGGATAGTGATTTCGGCAAGCCGATCATTGCCGTGGTCAATTCCTTCACTCAGTTCGTGCCGGGCCATGTGCATCTGAAGGACCTTGGCCAGCTGGTCGCGCGCGAGATCGAAAAGGCCGGCGGCGTCGCCAAGGAATTCAACACCATCGCCGTCGACGACGGCATCGCCATGGGCCATGACGGCATGCTCTATTCGCTGCCGTCGCGCGAGCTGATCGCCGATTCCGTCGAATACATGGTCAATGCGCATTGCGCCGACGCCATGGTCTGCATCTCCAATTGCGACAAGATCACGCCTGGCATGCTGATGGCCTCGTTGCGCCTCAACATCCCGACCGTCTTCGTCTCCGGCGGGCCGATGGAGGCCGGCAAGGTGGTGCTGGCCGGCAAGACGCAGGCGCTCGACCTGGTCGACGCCATGGTCGCGGCCGCCGACGACAAGATCTCCGACGAGGACGTCAAGGTCATCGAGCGCTCCGCCTGCCCGACCTGCGGCTCCTGCTCGGGCATGTTCACCGCCAATTCGATGAATTGCCTGACCGAGGCGCTCGGCCTGTCGTTGCCGGGCAACGGCTCGACGCTGGCCACTCATGCCGACCGCAAGCGGCTGTTCGTTGAAGCCGGCCATCTCATCGTCGATCTCGCTCAGCGCTACTATGAGCAGGATGACGAGACGGCGCTGCCGCGCAGCATTGCCTCGAAAGGCGCCTTCGAGAACGCCATGACGCTCGACATCGCCATGGGCGGATCGACCAACACGGTGCTGCACATCCTGGCCGCCGCCCACGAGGGCGAAGTCGACTTCACCATGGAGGACATTGACCGGCTGTCGCGGCGGGTTCCGGTGCTCTGCAAGGTGGCACCGGCCAAGTCGGACGTGCACATGGAAGACGTCCATCGCGCCGGCGGCATCATGGCCATCCTCGGCCAACTCGACAATGCCGGGCTGCTCAACCGCGACCTGCCGACGGTGCATACGGCGAGCCTCGGCGAGGCGCTTGATCATTGGGATATTTCCCGCACGACGAGCCAGAATGTCCGCGATTTCTTCCTCGCCGCCCCCGGCGGCGTGCCGACGCAGGTCGCATTCAGCCAGGACCGCCGCTGGGACGATCTCGACCTTGACCGTGAGAAAGGTGTCATCCGCTCGGCGGAGACGCCGTTCTCCAAAGATGGCGGCCTTGCCGTGCTGAAAGGCAATCTGGCGGTCGACGGCTGCATCGTGAAGACGGCCGGCGTCGACGAGTCGATCCTGAAGTTCACCGGCCCCGCCCGCGTGTTCGAAAGCCAGGACGCCTCGGTCAAGGCGATCCTCTCCAACGAGATCAAGGCCGGCGATGTCGTCGTCATCCGCTATGAAGGCCCGCGCGGCGGCCCCGGCATGCAGGAAATGCTCTATCCGACCAGCTATTTGAAGTCGAAAGGCCTGGGCAAAGCCTGCGCGCTGGTCACCGACGGCCGCTTTTCCGGCGGCACGTCGGGCCTGTCGATCGGTCATGCGTCGCCGGAAGCCGCCGAAGGCGGCACGATCGGGCTGGTGCAGGAGGGCGATACGATCGAGATCGACATCCCCAACCGTACCATCCGCCTCGCCGTCAGCGACCAGGAGCTTGCCAGCCGCCGGGCCGTGATGGACGCCAAGGGGGCCTTGGCCTGGAAGCCCGAGGAAAAACGCAAACGCAAGGTGACGACTGCACTGCGTGCCTACGCCGCCTTCGCCACCAGCGCCGACAAGGGCGCGGTACGGCACGTGCCGGAGTAG